In Archocentrus centrarchus isolate MPI-CPG fArcCen1 chromosome 16, fArcCen1, whole genome shotgun sequence, a single window of DNA contains:
- the LOC115794028 gene encoding chemokine-like receptor 1 has product VDNISCTEDQSSALDAASRHIQTASIVIYCVIFIVGTLGNGLVIYVTGFKMQKTVDSVWFLNLAIADFLFTTFLIFSIISLSQNHQWPFGEFMCKLNTFVSVVNMFASIFTLTAMSLDRCLSIWVVVWAHNKRTVCKAQLISAGIWVIAAVCSTPYATFRTVLERNGKKNCYYFTSSENKWSLYTFRFVIGFLIPFLVIFISYVAIGIRAMRMPRTRKQRSRRIIFSIIFAFFMCWLPFHIFNFIELKARTNSDLCSIVKIWGPLTVSLAFLNSCLNPILYVFMCEEFQKKLQKSICFLLMSALAEDHVLFMSTRSVSSNLSKTSRKSDTAVTSERISPAASKSFTESKVIITEETLSAEQDLSNRQCKLKCLSQIVS; this is encoded by the coding sequence GTAGATAACATCAGTTGCACCGAAGATCAATCTTCTGCACTTGATGCAGCTTCCAGACACATCCAAACAGCCTCCATTGTCATCTACTGTGTGATATTTATAGTTGGAACTCTGGGCAACGGTCTGGTCATCTATGTGacaggcttcaaaatgcagaaaacaGTTGACTCAGTTTGGTTTCTCAACCTGGCCATAGCTGACTTCCTCTTCACAACCTTCCTGATTTTCTCgatcatttctctctctcagaaTCACCAGTGGCCTTTTGGAGAATTCATGTGCAAGCTCAACACCTTTGTGAGTGTAGTCAACATGTTTGCCAGTATCTTCACTCTGACAGCCATGAGTCTGGATCGTTGCTTGTCCATCTGGGTGGTGGTGTGGGCGCACAACAAGCGCACAGTCTGCAAAGCTCAGCTCATATCAGCTGGTATCTGGGTGATTGCTGCGGTCTGCAGCACCCCTTATGCCACTTTTCGCACTGTTTTGGAACGCAATGGGAAGAAGAACTGTTATTATTTTACaagcagtgaaaacaaatgGAGTCTCTACACTTTTCGCTTTGTTATAGGTTTTCTGATCCCATTCCTGGTAATATTTATCTCTTATGTGGCCATAGGCATCCGTGCAATGCGCATGCCAAGAACAAGGAAACAGAGGTCTCGCAGAATCATTTTCTCCATCATTTTTGCATTCTTCATGTGCTGGTTGCCATTCcatattttcaattttatagAATTGAAGGCTAGGACTAACTCAGACCTCTGCAGCATTGTTAAAATCTGGGGTCCTCTGACTGTGAGTCTGGCTTTTTTGAACAGCTGCCTGAACCCCATCCTCTATGTTTTCATGTGTGAAGAATTCCAGAAGAAGCTTCAGAAATCCATATGTTTTTTGTTAATGAGTGCCCTGGCAGAGGACCATGTGTTATTTATGTCCACTCGCTCCGTGTCATCGAACCTTTCAAAGACTTCCCGAAAGTCAGACACTGCCGTGACTTCAGAGAGGATCAGCCCAGCTGCTTCCAAATCCTTCACAGAAAGCAAAGTTATCATCACTGAAGAGACACTGAGCGCTGAACAAGACCTCAGCAACAGGCAATGTAAACTGAAATGTTTATCTCAAATTGTTTCATAG